In a genomic window of Ipomoea triloba cultivar NCNSP0323 chromosome 3, ASM357664v1:
- the LOC116012856 gene encoding protein FAR1-RELATED SEQUENCE 5-like — protein MKEFNCSKSGFKRVLRNGSYLKVDVRTGCRASVQFDLDGNGMWIVTKHQKLHNHEFVPTTKSYLLRSHRSVSRNHLSYLKDLKKSGVCVADGLRFLKTQSGGSPLVGFTSRDAYNSLCTDVLNNLNGTDSNTLIEIFRQRQSSEKDFFFDFEVDDESRLCSFFWRDGKMMRDYELFGDLLVHDTTYRTNKYDMICGPFVGMNHHCMNVMFGCGFLLNERIESFVWLFRSFLRSMNGKSPQSIMTDQCAAMAAAISQVFQTSRHRLCIWHIGENSKKHIKGLRNQKDFLDIFNCLLKHTDTEAEFELYWTSCKLFTETGILCCHCLRILNVHCVSEVPNKYILKRWTKRVLEDENAENSEARKIFEQAVLDAKRKVEHEYDPIFFEGEDCDVESSSGVIKDPSNRRLKGSQVEDAISNIAGNGYLVHPMSGGSTFCHFRSNSNQEDN, from the exons atgaaggagtttaattgttcaaagtctGGGTTTAAAAGGGTTTTAAGAAATGGAAgttatttaaaagttgatgTACGGACAGGTTGTCGTGCATctgttcaatttgatttagatggGAATGGGATGTGGATTGTGACAAAGCACCAGAAGCTTCATAATCATGAGTTTGTTCCAACGACCAAGAGTTATCTTCTACGGTCACATAGATCAGTGTCTAGAAATCATCTTTCCTACctaaaggatttgaagaagagCGGTGTTTGTGTGGCTGATGGTTTACggtttcttaaaacacaatcagGGGGGTCACCACTCGTTGGTTTTACAAGCAGGGATGCATATAACTCGCTGTGCACTGATGTATTGAACAATTTGAATGGAACCGACTCAAacacattaattgaaatatttagacaaAGGCAGTCAAGTGAAAAAGATTTTTTCTTCGATTTCGAAGTGGATGATGAGTCAAGGTTGTGCAGCTTTTTTTGGAGAGATGGGAAAATGATGCGAGACTATGAATTGTTTGGAGATTTGTTAGTTCACGATACGACGTATCGTACtaacaaatatgatatgatttgtggtccattCGTTGGTATGAACCATCACTGTATGAACGTCATGTTTGGATGTGGTTTTTTGTTGAACGAGAGGATTGAGTCGTTCGTATGGTTGTTTAGGTCATTTTTAAGATCAATGAATGGGAAAAGTCCCCAAAGTATAATGACCGATCAATGCGCTGCCATGGCTGCTGCTATTTCCCAAGTTTTTCAGACCTCAAGACATCGCCTATGTatatggcatatcggtgagaattcaaagaagcacatcaagggACTAAGAAATCAAAAAGATTTTCTAGACATATTCAATTGTCTGTTGAAACATACAGATACGGAGGCAGAGTTTGAGCTTTATTGGACAAG TTGCAAGCTGTTCACTGAAACCGGGATCTTATGCTGTCACTGTTTACGCATTTTAAACGTGCATTGTGTGTCTGAAgttccaaataaatatattctgaaGAGATGGACTAAAAGAGTTTTGGAAGACGAGAATGCTG AAAACAGCGAAGCACGCAAAATTTTTgagcaagcagtgttagatgccAAGAGAAAAGTTGAACATGAGTATGACCCTATTTTCTTTGAAGGTGAAGATTGTGATGTGGAATCGTCAAGCGGTGTTATAAAGGATCCATCAAACAGGCGGTTGAAAGGG TCTCAAGTTGAAGATGCTATTTCTAATATTGCTGGTAATGGATACCTGGTTCATCCAATGTCTGGAGGTTcaactttttgtcattttaggtCAAATTCAAATCAAGAGGACAATTAG